DNA sequence from the Maribacter dokdonensis DSW-8 genome:
TGAAGACTTATCAGACCATATAGATGTCCCTAATGGTCAATTAGAGAATAAGAATCTAAATTTATATACTGCTGCAATGAGCGAAATTGCAAAAGCAAACAACATACCTTTTATTAACGTTTTTGAAGCATCAAAAAAATGGTTTAAAAATACCAATGATGATTTCACCATTGATGGCTCACAAATGAATAAAGTAGGATATGAAAGTTTTGCCAAATTCTTAGCTGATCAACTTACCGGCAATACTTCCGTAAAACTAGAAAATAAGAGAGTAGCAATTAAAGAAGCTGTTCTAGAAAAGAATTTCTATTGGCACAATGATTATAAGATACCCAATGGCGTGCATGTTTTTGGCAGAAGACACGCACCCTACGGACCAGACAATTATCCGTATGAAATAAGAAAAACAAGAGAATTAACAGCGATCAGAGATACTGCTATCTGGGCGGCAGCACAGGGAAATACATACAACTTTAAAGCTGCAGATGCATTAACAAGCAAATTGCCCCCAGTAACAAGCAATTATAATTTAAGCGAAGGAGATGCTATTCATTACAAATACGGAGAAGAAGCCCTAAAAACATTGACCGTACCAAAGGGCTATAAGGTAGAATTGTTTGCCTCGGAAAAGGAATTCACCAATTTGGCAAATCCTGCACAAATTTCCTTTGATAACAAAGGTCGTTTATGGGTTGCTACCCTACCCTCTTATCCACATTACAGACCGGGCGATGCCAAGCCAAACGACAAGATTATTATTTTAGAAGATACCGATAACGATGGCAAAGCTGATAAGGAAACAGTATTTGCCGAGAACTTACATTTACCCATTGGATTTGAGTTCTCTGCGGAAGGTGTTTATGTAAGCCAAGGCACTACCCTAAAGTTATTCAAAGACACTGATGGTGACGATAAAGCTGATACGATAGAAACCATACTAAGTGGATTTGATGATCATGACACCCATCATGCCATTTCTGCTTTTTGTGCAGACCCTTCTGGCGCTTTTTATATGTCAGAGGGGCTATTTCTTCATACCAACGTAGAAACCTCATACGGTCCGGTCCGTGCTACCAACGGTGGGTTTTATAGATATAATCCACAGCGTAAACATTTGGAGCGAACCTTACAAGTGCCTGTTCCTAATCCGTGGGGTATTGCTTTTGATGATTGGGGGCAAGATTTCTTTTTGCATACCTCTGGTCCTAAAGTAAATTGGATGATGCCCAGTTCTTTAAAGCCCATCTACGGAATATCATCACCGTTAACGGAAGAGTTGATCGAAGAAGCACATCGTGTAAGACCAACTTCTGGTCTGGAATTTGTTTCAAGTAGCCACTTTCCGGAAGAAATACAGGGCGATATGTTACTAGCCAATTCCATTGGCTTCCTAGGATTAAAACAACACAGAATGCTAGAAGATGGCACCGGTTATACCACCAAACACCGACAAGATTTAATAACAAGCACTGATCCTAATTTTAGACCGGTTGAGCTAGAATTTGCACCAGATGGTTCACTTTATCTAGTTGATTGGCACAATGTATTAATTGGACACATGCAACACAATGCCCGTGACCCATTACGTGATCATGTACATGGTAGAATTTATAGGATTACTTACCCTTCTAGACCTTTGATAAAACCTGCACAAATTGATGGCACAACAATATCCCAACTTTTTGAGAATTTAAAATTGCCAGAATATAGAACACGCTATAGAACTCGTAGGGAATTAAGGGGAAGAAATGCGACAGAGGTATTGGACTATTTAAAAATTTGGATTACCAGCTTAGATAAGAACGACCCCAATTATGAACATCATAGGTTAGAGGGTTTGTGGGTATCTTGGGGAATGAACAAGGTAGACCAACCATTACTGGAGTCATTGTTAAAATCTAACGACCACAGAGTACGATCTGCCGCAGTTAGGGTCACAAGGTATATGGGGCATCAATTGAACAATGCACAAGAATTACTGAAGAGTGCTGCAAATGACTCCCACGGTAGAGTTAGGTTAGAAGCTATAACAGCAGCATCATGGTTACCAAAATCTGAAGGAATGGAAATTCTAGAAGTTGCAAAACAACATCCACTAGATGAATGGATGACCGATGCATTCAATTTTGCGGAAACCAGATTAACAGGTAACTTCCTAAAAACTAATAAAGAAGAATTATTAGCATCACATTTAAAGGGTGCAGATTTAGAAGTTTTTGCCAAAGGAAAAAAAATATATGAAACCGAGGGTTACTGCATAACTTGTCATCAAGAAAGCGGTACCGGATTACAAAAAGCCGGTTATCCAACACTAGTGGGGCAAGAATGGGTTTTGGGCAATGAAGAAAGATTGATAAAATTAGCCCTTCACGGACTTTACGGACCAATGAATATCATGGGCAACCATTACAAAGGTCAAGTACCCATGATGGCTTTCAAGGGGCTGTTAAATGATGATGAAATTGCTGCCGTACTTACGTATGTTAGAAATTCATTTGGCAATAAAGCATCGGTCATCGATCCTGACAAGGTAAAAGAAATTAGGGAAGCCACTAAAGACCGTAATAAGTTCTATACCGCAGACGAGTTGTTACAAGAGCATCCTATGAACTGATACAATAAAATAGAGACCATATGAAATTGAAATATGCTACATTACTAATTTTGACCATATTAATAGCTTGTGGTGAAAAAACAAAAAATAAAAAAGAAATCATTTCAGAAGAAATTAAAGCTCCACACATTGTTTTTGTCACTGGCGAGGAAGAGTACAGGTCAGAGGAAACGTTTCCTATGTTGGCAAAATTGGCAAAGAGAGAATTAGGCGCAAAAGTCTCCATTGCCTATTCTATTGACAGCTCAGGATTTATTGACCCTAACAGAACTGACCATATTGAAGGATTAGAAGCTTTGGAAACTGCTGATTTAATGGTCGTATTCATGCGTTTTAGAAACCTACCTAAAAAAGAACTAGATTACATAACCAATTATGTAGAATCGGGCAAACCAATTGTGGGTTTTAGAACCACTACCCATGCATTTAAATATGATAATGACTCTACTTTAACAACATATAATGAAGAATGGCCCGCAAAAGTTTTTGGGCAACAATGGATTACGCACCATGGCCACTTTGATGATGGCAAATTTCCTGTCACGGATATTTCAATTAAAGAAGGTAAAAGTGATAATCCAATTTTAAACGGCTTTTCCGAATTTGAAGCATATTCATGGTTATACCATGTTGATGGCGGAGATTGGAAATTGCAGGGCGATAGTAAACCTATTTTAATGGGGCATTCCACCAAATCTCAACACGAAATGAATGGCAAACTAGATCAATTTTCTTTGGACAACCCCGTTGCTTGGACAAAAAGCTATACTGGCACTTCTGGTAAACCTGCAAGAGTATTCTTCACTACCCTTGGTCACCCCTATGATTTTAAACTTCCCGTAATGCGCAAAATTGCCATGAACGGAATTTATTGGGCGTTAGGTAAAGAGGGCAATATCCCGAAGGAAGGAGTAAATGTAACATTAGATGAGCCGTTTGAACCAAACAACTCGGGTTTTGGGCAGAAATTTAAAAAGAATCAAAAACCATTAACCAATTTTTAAAGTATGGCTTTATCACGAAAAAATTTCATCAAAACCAGTGGATTAGGAGCTTTGGCACTAGGTACTGCATCTTTTACAGCTAACTCAAACAGTAAAAAAACAGCAAACACTACCGATCATCAACTTAACATTGGGTTGGCTTCCTATACACTTAGAAAATATAGCTTAGATGAACTCATAAATATCACAGAGCGCTTAGGATTAAAAGATGTAGCGTTTAAAAGCTTTCATTTACCATATGAAGCAAATAAGAAAGAACTCACCTTTATACGTGAAAAAGTTACCGCAAGGGGACTCAATTTATATGGCGGTGGGGTCATTTATATGAAATCACCTAAAGATGTAGAAACCTATTTCAATTATGCAGATAATGCAGGTTTGCCTATGATTATTGGAGCACCGGAACATGATTTATTACCATTGGTAGAGCAAAAGGTAAAAGATACGGGTATCAAATTGGCTATACACAATCACGGTCCGGAGGATGTAGTTTTTCCCTCCCCAAAAAGTGTCTATGAAAAAATTAAGGGCTTAGATTCCAGAATAGGTCTATGCATAGATGTTGGTCATACTTTTAGGCTAGGACTTGACCCGGCAGAAGAACTTATAAAATATCAAGATAAATTATTTGATGTCCATATAAAGGATATAGATGCGCCAATAGAAAAAGGTCAAAAAACCATTTTAGGCCACGGCAAAATAGACTTACCTGCCATTTTAAGTACTTTAAAGAAGATTAATTATGCCGGTATTGTTGCTATAGAATATGAAAAAGACGCCAACCACGCCATTTATGGACTGTCAGAATCTGTAGGATATATAAGAGGTGTTTTAAAAATGATATAATTTCTGACCTGGATTTTTTAAATAATAACACGGTATAAATTGCTTTGTATAAAAGTCACTTTTGCACAAGTAAATGTCAAAAGTATCTTAACCATGGTAAGGCTCTTTTAAAATATCCTATTTTTGAAAAAATTTTTAGGTTGAAAAAGATTTATTCAGTTGTTCTTTTGTTCTTTGCCTGTTCTTTTTTTGGTGTTGCCCAGCAAGATGGCAATGAAGAAGAACCCAAGCAAATTAATATTGTTTACGGTGCCAACTTCACTAAAAACGAAGCTGAATACCCAGGCGCCTCTATATTCAGTAAAGATACACGCCAAGTACAATTTGAACACCAAGGTGCCGATCTGTGGTGCGATGTAGCAATTTACTACCAATTAGAAAACCGTTTAGAAGCTATTGGCAATGTCATTTTAAAACAGGGTGACTCCATAAAAATGACCAGTAAAAAAATCAACTATTTGGGCGATGTAAAACTGGCAAAGGCTTGGGGTAATGTAGTTCTTACTAATTCTGACATGACGTTAAGAACAGATACCCTTCGCTTAGATCGTGAAAAACAAGAAGCATTTTATCAAGATAATGGTACTGTAGTTGATTCCGCAAATACATTGACCAGTAAAATTGGCAAGTATTTTATGGAACTCAAAAAGTATCAGTTCTTAGATAGTGTTCATGTTCAAAATCCGGAATACACTTTAGATTCTGAACAGCTAGATTACTATACAACTTCTAAAAATGCTTACATGTACGGGCCGTCGACCATAAACGGGGAAACGTATAAAATTTATTGTGAAAGAGGGTTTTACGACACCAAGGTAGAAACCGGCTATGGTATCAAAAACACGCGTATAGATTATAACAATCGTATTATTGAAGGTGACAGTGTGTACTTCAACAAAGTTCAAGAATTTGCTTCGGCCACCAATAACATTACCGTAACCGATACTATTAACAAGGGTATTATCAGAGCCCATTACGCAGAGGTGTTCAAAGCCAAAGATTCTGTCTTTGCAACTAAAAGAGCTGTTTCTATTTCTGTTCAAGAAAGAGATTCGCTGTATGTACATGGAGATACCTTAATGGTCACCGGCAAACCAGAAGATCGTGTTCTAAGAGCGTTTAGAAATGCAAAATTTTACAAAACAGATTTGAGCGGTAAGTGCGACAGTATTCATTCCGAGGAAAAGACAGGCATTACTCAATTGATAAAAAACCCTATTATTTGGAACGGTGCCAACCAGATGACAGGCGATAGTATTCATTTAAAATCGAACTTGGAAACCGAAAAGCTAGATTCTTTAAAAGTACTAAAGAACGCCTTTATAATTTCTTTAGACAGTGTAAGCATGACAGGCTACAATCAAGCTAAAGGAATTAATTTGTTCGGCAAGTTCATTGATAACGAGCTAAAACTAATTGATCTGGTTCAAAATACCGAGGTGGTATATTATATGTATAACGATGATGATGAACTTATTGGAATTGACAAAACGGTCTGCAGTAAAATCAGAATCACCATGGTAGATAATGATATAGAAGATCTGACCTTTTACACCGATCCAGATGGCGATATCTTCCCCGAAAAAGATTTACCGGAAAACAGTAGAATATTAAAAGGATTTGTATGGCGTGGCGATGAGCGCATACTAACCAAGGAAGATATATTTGATGAAGACGATAATAACCTGAAACTCGTGGTTATTAATGGTATAGACAACCCCATTGATATTGATGCAGAAGAACAGCAACGTAGTCAAAACGAATCTGACCCTATCAACAACATACCTGCGCAAGACAAAGCAACAGATCCTAAAAAATCTGTAAAACCTAAAAAGGTGAAATAAATATTTCACATGAACAAGGACTTTTTAAAATACCAAGCACAAACCTCTCCGTATCCTTTAGGTATGGAGGTATCATACGCAAATGGCAGTTATATTTATGATACCGCAGGTAATGCACATTTAGACTTTGTGGCCGGTGTTTCCGCTTGTACACTTGGGCATTGTCACCCCAAAGTAGTGGAAGCCATTAAACATCAAGTTGAAAAATACATGCATGTTATGGTGTATGGTGAGTATGCACAATCACCGGCAACCGACTACACAAAGCTATTGGCCGAACAATTGCCTGCACCTTTAGAGGTAACTTATCTGGTGAACTCCGGCACGGAGGCTATTGAAGGAGCATTAAAATTAGCGCGACGATATACAGGTCGCTCAGAAATTATTGCAGCAAAATCCGCATATCATGGCAATACAATGGGCAGCCTAAGTTTAATGGATTTTGAAGAACGCAAAAGTGTTTTCCGACCACTCTTGCCCGATGTTTACCATATAAAATTCAACAAAGAAAAAGATTTAGAAAAGATCACTACCAAAACGGCCTGTGTCATATTGGAGACCATACAAGGTGGTGCCGGCTTTATTTTACCGGAAAACAATTATTTAAAAAAAGTTAAGGATCGTTGTAAAGCTGTTGGTGCATTATTAATATTGGATGAAATACAACCTGGTTTTGGCAGAACGGGAAAGCTGTTTGCATTTGAACATTTCAACTGTGTGCCAGATATACTTGTAATTGGAAAAGGAATGGCATCTGGTCTTCCTGTAGGTGCCTTTACAGCAAGCAAAGAGATTATGCACAGTCTAAGTGATAATCCTAAAATGGGACATATAACTACTTTTGGCGGCAATCCAGTAATTGCGGCATCTAGCTTAGCTACACTGAACGTATTGCTGAATTCTTCGTTAATAGAAGACACATTAAAAAAAGAACAACTTTTTAAAGAACTTTTAAAACATCCAAAAATAAAAGAGGTCAAAGGCAAAGGTCTCATGTTGGCCCTAATTATGGATTCACCAGAAACGGCCAATGAACTAGTACTAAGAGCCAAGGATAAGAATTTGATTCTATTTTGGCTATTGTTTGAAAATAGGGCCGTACGTATTTCTCCACCATTGACCATATCAGAATTGGAAATTAGGGAAGGATGTGCCATT
Encoded proteins:
- a CDS encoding OstA-like protein, which gives rise to MFRLKKIYSVVLLFFACSFFGVAQQDGNEEEPKQINIVYGANFTKNEAEYPGASIFSKDTRQVQFEHQGADLWCDVAIYYQLENRLEAIGNVILKQGDSIKMTSKKINYLGDVKLAKAWGNVVLTNSDMTLRTDTLRLDREKQEAFYQDNGTVVDSANTLTSKIGKYFMELKKYQFLDSVHVQNPEYTLDSEQLDYYTTSKNAYMYGPSTINGETYKIYCERGFYDTKVETGYGIKNTRIDYNNRIIEGDSVYFNKVQEFASATNNITVTDTINKGIIRAHYAEVFKAKDSVFATKRAVSISVQERDSLYVHGDTLMVTGKPEDRVLRAFRNAKFYKTDLSGKCDSIHSEEKTGITQLIKNPIIWNGANQMTGDSIHLKSNLETEKLDSLKVLKNAFIISLDSVSMTGYNQAKGINLFGKFIDNELKLIDLVQNTEVVYYMYNDDDELIGIDKTVCSKIRITMVDNDIEDLTFYTDPDGDIFPEKDLPENSRILKGFVWRGDERILTKEDIFDEDDNNLKLVVINGIDNPIDIDAEEQQRSQNESDPINNIPAQDKATDPKKSVKPKKVK
- a CDS encoding ThuA domain-containing protein, with translation MKLKYATLLILTILIACGEKTKNKKEIISEEIKAPHIVFVTGEEEYRSEETFPMLAKLAKRELGAKVSIAYSIDSSGFIDPNRTDHIEGLEALETADLMVVFMRFRNLPKKELDYITNYVESGKPIVGFRTTTHAFKYDNDSTLTTYNEEWPAKVFGQQWITHHGHFDDGKFPVTDISIKEGKSDNPILNGFSEFEAYSWLYHVDGGDWKLQGDSKPILMGHSTKSQHEMNGKLDQFSLDNPVAWTKSYTGTSGKPARVFFTTLGHPYDFKLPVMRKIAMNGIYWALGKEGNIPKEGVNVTLDEPFEPNNSGFGQKFKKNQKPLTNF
- a CDS encoding sugar phosphate isomerase/epimerase family protein; this encodes MALSRKNFIKTSGLGALALGTASFTANSNSKKTANTTDHQLNIGLASYTLRKYSLDELINITERLGLKDVAFKSFHLPYEANKKELTFIREKVTARGLNLYGGGVIYMKSPKDVETYFNYADNAGLPMIIGAPEHDLLPLVEQKVKDTGIKLAIHNHGPEDVVFPSPKSVYEKIKGLDSRIGLCIDVGHTFRLGLDPAEELIKYQDKLFDVHIKDIDAPIEKGQKTILGHGKIDLPAILSTLKKINYAGIVAIEYEKDANHAIYGLSESVGYIRGVLKMI
- a CDS encoding aspartate aminotransferase family protein, with translation MNKDFLKYQAQTSPYPLGMEVSYANGSYIYDTAGNAHLDFVAGVSACTLGHCHPKVVEAIKHQVEKYMHVMVYGEYAQSPATDYTKLLAEQLPAPLEVTYLVNSGTEAIEGALKLARRYTGRSEIIAAKSAYHGNTMGSLSLMDFEERKSVFRPLLPDVYHIKFNKEKDLEKITTKTACVILETIQGGAGFILPENNYLKKVKDRCKAVGALLILDEIQPGFGRTGKLFAFEHFNCVPDILVIGKGMASGLPVGAFTASKEIMHSLSDNPKMGHITTFGGNPVIAASSLATLNVLLNSSLIEDTLKKEQLFKELLKHPKIKEVKGKGLMLALIMDSPETANELVLRAKDKNLILFWLLFENRAVRISPPLTISELEIREGCAIILALLNAM
- a CDS encoding PVC-type heme-binding CxxCH protein, with amino-acid sequence MSKIFNIIFRCILLFIGILILESCKESTPPIIDIKPHSSIVLIGNNLGSRMMEYGSLETEFHLRYPTDSLFIRNMCDAGDTPGFRPHSGRVSPWAFPGAENFQTELAQNSGSEGEFETPDEWLTRLKADIVLAFFGYNESFEGAEGLDNYKKELDAFIKHSLKQRYNGTTTPQLVLISPIAFEDLSDHIDVPNGQLENKNLNLYTAAMSEIAKANNIPFINVFEASKKWFKNTNDDFTIDGSQMNKVGYESFAKFLADQLTGNTSVKLENKRVAIKEAVLEKNFYWHNDYKIPNGVHVFGRRHAPYGPDNYPYEIRKTRELTAIRDTAIWAAAQGNTYNFKAADALTSKLPPVTSNYNLSEGDAIHYKYGEEALKTLTVPKGYKVELFASEKEFTNLANPAQISFDNKGRLWVATLPSYPHYRPGDAKPNDKIIILEDTDNDGKADKETVFAENLHLPIGFEFSAEGVYVSQGTTLKLFKDTDGDDKADTIETILSGFDDHDTHHAISAFCADPSGAFYMSEGLFLHTNVETSYGPVRATNGGFYRYNPQRKHLERTLQVPVPNPWGIAFDDWGQDFFLHTSGPKVNWMMPSSLKPIYGISSPLTEELIEEAHRVRPTSGLEFVSSSHFPEEIQGDMLLANSIGFLGLKQHRMLEDGTGYTTKHRQDLITSTDPNFRPVELEFAPDGSLYLVDWHNVLIGHMQHNARDPLRDHVHGRIYRITYPSRPLIKPAQIDGTTISQLFENLKLPEYRTRYRTRRELRGRNATEVLDYLKIWITSLDKNDPNYEHHRLEGLWVSWGMNKVDQPLLESLLKSNDHRVRSAAVRVTRYMGHQLNNAQELLKSAANDSHGRVRLEAITAASWLPKSEGMEILEVAKQHPLDEWMTDAFNFAETRLTGNFLKTNKEELLASHLKGADLEVFAKGKKIYETEGYCITCHQESGTGLQKAGYPTLVGQEWVLGNEERLIKLALHGLYGPMNIMGNHYKGQVPMMAFKGLLNDDEIAAVLTYVRNSFGNKASVIDPDKVKEIREATKDRNKFYTADELLQEHPMN